The segment CGATCCTCAGCCAGCTCCATTTAGGGGCAAAGATCAGCGAGTGCGATTGGCCTTCGTCCTCCTGACAGACCCTTCCCTCCCCTCGGCATCACCGGCCTTATAAAACCTCTCACCTGCTCCCTCAGGGCTTCGTCACCGCAGACACAACCCACCGAAGAAGACAAGATGGTAAGCACCACACCTGCACCTGTCACACCTCCTGATGCCGAGCTCAGTTTCTGTGATGTTGATGCTGcgttatatatacatatatactgtatatatatatatgttaatcTTTAAAGGTACTATGTTAATCAATAAAGGTACGAGGTGGCTTTAGAAGTGTTCCTTAGCGTGTGTCGACTTTAAGTCTGGTTACTCTTTGCTATTAATACAGTTAATCCTGTCAGTAATTGACATTTTCTCCAATGGGACATGTGATCATTTCTCACTCCTAACTTACTAATAGAAAATGTGCACTTGCATTGTTTGCTTAGGACGTGCTCGGCTTCACACTCTGCTCAGGGGACTCTACGCGGGAGCCGGCATGAGTTGTACCGTAGAACAGGAGAACAGGAAGGGATGTTACACGCGGTTATCAGGGATCATAAGCCAGTATGGATCTAGATAAGACACGGCTGGATCTGCTGTGGGCCGTTATAGGAATCTATAGGTGTGGTCCAGGTTTATTGGGTCCATGACACCAAAGTTCATGTGTAACTCATTTTAGGGGGAAAGTCCCAGCTTTCAGATCCGAGGAACCACTGAATGGAATTGATTGTTTTATTGATCAGGGGAAAAAGTAACTGGTGTTTCCTGAAGTTCACAAAATAATGGAAGGTGTGTCCTCGGGTCTGCTCGTCCTCACCCCCCCATGTGTGGTAAATGTACACCTGTAGTATCTGCTGCGACAGGAGGTCAATGTGCGtctttttatgcttttattGCCACAATAAAAGCATGACCACATGTCGAGGAACAAACACGGCGCCTCCCTGGTTGATGATCAACGGCTGAATGAAGCTTGTTTCTAGCTGAGCTTGTTCCTTTAAGGGTTGATATTTAGTAGATATAAAGTCGATATATATAAGTTTGACCCGTCCATTCATCAAGGTCAACTCCCGtcttcatcttctctctgcagaaaGTCCAGAACATGACCTTCAAGGAGGGGCAGGAGTTCAAGGTCCGCATCAAGCCCCAGGACTCGTGCAATTcgtaagtgccccccccccccccccacccccgagggCGCAAGTCCTTGGATGGACAGGAAGCCATGTTTTACCTGCCTCTTCCCCTTTTtgaccccccccttttccccgcAGCTTCGCCATCAACATCGGCCACGACCCGGAGAACGTGGCGATGCACTTCAACGCACGCTTCGACTGCAGCGGCGACACCAACACCATCGTCTTCAACTCGCTGTCCGGGGGCAGCTGGGGCGACGAGATCCGCGATGGGAACTTCCCCTTCGTGCGCGGCGAGGAATGCAAGGTGGGAcacgagcgcccccccccccccctcggtgaaGGTCCTGCGGCTGATTGAGCTTTAGAAGGTCTCAGGTGTTCAATAGAGTACAAAGTGCACAAAGTCACATCTCCTACACAAAGCCTTTTACCTTGATCTTCTTACTTCAGATGTCTAATTCCAGAGGTCCAGAGGGACAATCAAGTGGCGTTCTCCTGGTTTCATCAGGGTTTAGAGACCCAAAGGCCGCTTAGCCGAGGCCACGGTTctcgttgtgtgtttgtgttgtgctatCATTACGCTAAGTCAACACGCGCCACGTTTACGACCTCATAAAACCCGACCTCCTTTGTTCGTTCcacctcctctcatctctcccctcctctccctctccagttCCACATCAACTTCAACTACGACCAGTTCTACATCAAGCTGCCCAACGGCTCCATGCTCAACTTCCCCAACCGGCTGGGAGACGGAAA is part of the Pungitius pungitius chromosome 9, fPunPun2.1, whole genome shotgun sequence genome and harbors:
- the lgals2b gene encoding lectin, galactoside-binding, soluble, 2b isoform X1: MATTTWMKSKTNQSRLKVQNMTFKEGQEFKVRIKPQDSCNSFAINIGHDPENVAMHFNARFDCSGDTNTIVFNSLSGGSWGDEIRDGNFPFVRGEECKFHINFNYDQFYIKLPNGSMLNFPNRLGDGKYQYFDVSGDARIVGIKIK
- the lgals2b gene encoding lectin, galactoside-binding, soluble, 2b isoform X2, with amino-acid sequence MKVQNMTFKEGQEFKVRIKPQDSCNSFAINIGHDPENVAMHFNARFDCSGDTNTIVFNSLSGGSWGDEIRDGNFPFVRGEECKFHINFNYDQFYIKLPNGSMLNFPNRLGDGKYQYFDVSGDARIVGIKIK
- the lgals2b gene encoding lectin, galactoside-binding, soluble, 2b isoform X3, whose protein sequence is MTFKEGQEFKVRIKPQDSCNSFAINIGHDPENVAMHFNARFDCSGDTNTIVFNSLSGGSWGDEIRDGNFPFVRGEECKFHINFNYDQFYIKLPNGSMLNFPNRLGDGKYQYFDVSGDARIVGIKIK